AAGATACAAAGAGTATCTCAACCCCCTTCCCTGGAGAGGTGCTTCAAGCTTTATTGTCTATGAAGTAATTGAAATTGGGGATAGGGATGGAAGCAGGAACAATGAATTACCGGTCAATCGGGATTAATGCCCCTGACCTGTAAGTAAAAAATTCAAGTCTTTGGGATTTTGTCCTGAAGAGAACTGTACTCCATCCCAAAGACACTGAAATTCAATTTTTTTAATCCCTCTTTGCCCAATAATCTATGACCAGCACCTTATCCAAATGGGGGCCCAAAATCTCTACAAAGGCTTTGTGCTCAGGGTGAGGCAAATAAATATCCCTGTCCTCTTCCGATTTAAAGGTGACAAAGAAGCAATGGGTGAAACCCTGGGCCAACCCCTCGGGACTGTTATTGGTACCCCACTCCAAATCCTCTATTTCAGAAATTTTAGACTTCAATGCCATAAAAGCATCTACCACTTTTTGTACTTCCTCCTCAGAAGATTCATCTTTGAACTTGAACAACACAACATGTCTTAAGGCTTTGTCCATCTTGATAATCTTTTTTTCAATAATTTTTTCTTCAACTTTTTCCTTTTGCGGTGCCTGACAGGCAGCAGCCAAAATCAACAGAAAAAGCAATGCGCTGATTTGTTTTTTCATGGTCAATTAGGTTTTTGATATCCGAAGTTGCAAAATAAAAGATATTGCAATTTACCGCTCATAGAATATTGATGTTGCATATTATTTTTTTTGCAAAATTTATCAGAAGCAACCTTTAGAATAACAGCATGCAAACAAAGATCCTTATCGTTTTAGTCATTAGCTGGATTTTCATAATCCAATCCAAAAGCCAAATAATTCCGGTAAACGGACTAAAGGAGGAGGTTGAGGTAATCCGCGACCAAAATGGCATCAACCACATTTACGCAAAAAATGAACATGACCTCTTTTTTAGCCAAGGTTATCTGGCTGCAAAAGATCGTCTTTTCCAATTCGAAATATGGAGAAGAAGGGCAACGGGCACAGTAGCAGAAATACTTGGATCCAGGGAGCTGGAAAGGGATAAAGGAGCCCGCTTATTTCAGTTCAGAGGAGATAAAGAAACAGAACTCAGGCATTACCACCCCAATGGCGTTGAAATCGTGGATGCTTTCGTTTTAGGGGTAAATACCTACATCAATGAAGTTCGGGAAAACCCTGAATTATTACCCATTGAATTTCAATTATTGGATATTTTACCAGGTTATTGGACTTGGGAAGTCGTCGTATCCAGGCATCAGGGGCTTCTTCAAAATGTCCAGGATGAACTCAAATACAGTCAGGTGGTCAGTCTTGTAGGACCTGAAAAAGCCAAATCTTTTTATTACTTCCATCCCCATGAGCCCAATCTCATCATCCCAGAAGGTATCCCTCAGGAACTCCTATTCAAAGATATTTTAGCACCTTACGATGCTTTCAGAAACAATTTGACCTTTCAGCCAGAAGACATTCATCCCAAATACCGGAATGATACCAAGTCTTATTTATCAGAAAACGGCCTTTTGGAAAGAGAGCTAAAGGAAACCCTGGAATTTGAAAAATTCAACATAGGCAGCAATAACTGGATCATATCCGGTAAATTAACGGCAAGTGGCTACCCGATCATGGCCAATGATCCTCATAGGCTTCATGCCATCCCATCTTTGAGGTATTGGGTTCATCTGCATGCACCGGGATGGAATGTGGTCGGCGCAGGAGAACCTGTCATTCCCGGTATATCCATAGGGCATAATGAATATGGAGCATGGGGCCTTACCATATTTGAAACGGACAATGAAGATCTTCGGATTTATGACATCCATCCGGACAACCCTCATAGATATTTTTACAAAGGAGAATGGAGGGATATGAAAATGATTCAGGATACCATCAAAGTTAAAGGGCAAATGGATGAAATTGTCCAACATTACTATACCATCCATGGGCCAGTGACCTTTATTGATCAGGAATTAAGAAAAGCAGTAGCAGTGGAATGTGCATGGCTGGAACCCGGAGGTGCACCCTATCTTGCAAGTTTAAGAATGGACCAATCCAAGACCTGGGAAGAATTCCGTGAAGCTTGTTCCTTTAACCATATTCCCGCTGAAAATATGATATGGGCTGATAAAGAAGGAAATATAGGTTGGCAGGCCACCGGAATTACGCCTATCAGAAAAAAACATTCAGGTCTGGTAGCTTCTCTAGGCGATGGCAGCATGGACTGGGAAGGGTATTTGCCCATAAAAGACAGACCCCATCTGACCAATCCAGAAAGCGGTTTCTTTGTAACAGCCAATGAGCATGTCACTCCCAAAGATTATCCTTTGCAGCATACCATAGGTTTTGAGTGGGCAGATTCATTCCGCGGGGATAGAATCAGGGAAGTGCTGTCTCAAGGCAAAGGCTTTACGGTGGAGCAAATGGGGGAATTACAAAATGATTATCTGGCTTTGCCGGCCCGAAGATTGGTTCCCTTACTCAATACCTTGAAATTTGATCAGTCCAAATACCAAATTGCCCAATCATTCCTAAAGAACTGGGACTTTAAACTTGAAAAAGAATCTATTGCAGCAGGAATTTATGTCATGTGGGAAAGGAAATTAAGAGAAAACATCAAATCCATTGCAGTCCCTGAGGAAGTAAGGGAACTGGTGGGAAGCATTCAGATGACCAGGGTATTAGAATGGGCTGAACAGCCATCTCTCCTATTTGAAAAAAAACCAGAAAGAGAGCGCGATAACTGGTTGAGCAAATCTTTTGAAGACGCGGTTGAGGAACTTGAAGGTAAATTGGGGCCAGACCAAAACAAATGGCAATACGGACAAGCTGCCTATAAACATGCACTTTTCAGACATCCTCTTAGTCCGGCACTTTCCCGGGAATGGAAGGAAAAACTGGATGTGGGGCCTTTACCAAGGGGTGGTTATAGCTATACTCCGGCGGCAAACGCCTATGGGGACAACAACTCCTCCGGAGCCTCTTTCAGAATAGTAGTGGACACAGGAAACTGGGAAAGTACCATAGGCATCAATACGCCTGGGCAATCTGGGAATCCTGACAGCCCTTTTTACAAAGACCTTTTTCCGAAATGGGCAAATGATGAATTTTTTATAGTCCCCTTTGGTAAAGAACAGGTGGAAAAAATGGGCGTAGGGAAGTTGGTTTTGGTACCCAATTTAAATTGAGTTCTGAAAAAAACATCAAGTATTAATTAAGATTAAGACCCTAATTCAAATGAGGCCAAAATCCCTTGTCTTTCTAAAAAGTCCGGTTGGTAATAGCCCTACCTGAATGGCCTAGCTGTCCAAGCCGGGAAAATATCCCCGAATGAAACACCATCCCCATCCCCCCACAGGTTTGAAGGACCGAACTAAGATAAAACTGAAGGGTCGGGATAAAAAAAATCCACCGTACAGAGGTCCTGACGGTGGACTTTTTACCATTCAACCCAATCAATATTTAAACTATTTCATAAGGCCAGTTCATGATGCCTCCGGCCAGATTATACGTGTTTTCAAAACCTAATTGTGACATGATATCACAGGCTTGACCGCTTCTGTTTCCACTGCGGCAATACACGTAATATTTTTTGTCTTTAGGGAGATTTTGGATCTGCCCCATAAATCCGGGACTCATCAGATCGATGTTTCTTGCCCCTTTGATTTTTCCAGATTGGAATTCACCGGCTGTTCTCACATCAATGATTACTGCGTCAGGTGCGGTCATTCCTTTTTTGAAATCCTCATTGGAGAGGTCTGTATAGCTTTTTGCTTGTGTTCTAAAGAAATTAAACATGGTTCTTATTGGTTTATGATACAAAGTTAGCTTGCCTACATCTCCAAAAAAGTAACCAAGATCACATAAAGGCCAGTTAAGGGGCAGATAGTCCAAAAAAAGCCCGAAAAAGCATAAAGCTCTGAGTAATGACAATCATGGACTTAGCTTGGATTGGAGCAATAATTAACCTTAATGCTTCCCACCAACAAAAGCTTGCTTTTTCAACTTCTCCTTTAACTTCAATATACTTAACCTAATAAGCAGCAACCATGGCAACCCATGGAAAACAAAATCAAACCAATCCAGTACAGCCATACCTTTGGCCCCACCAGCCATCCATTTGATCTTGCCCCAAATGTGGGGTTCGGGTACAAATGGTGCCAGCCCCAAAGTCAAACTCAATAAGATGACAAATCTCCAGTTATTGATCGTTTCTTTCATTTTTTTACGGTTGCGGTTACTTTATTCATTTTCCCGATCGGTGGAGTCTGTAATCCATCCATATTTTTCCCTTTAACAAAAGGATAGGTAACCTGTTGCCAGAATGTTTTTGGGAATTTTTCCATGCCATCGAATCCCAAGGCCACATCGCTACCTTGATGGGGGATATAATCTGTCTTGAACAAATAATCCCAAAGACTTAATGTAATTCCATAATTGACCCCATATTTTCTGTCTTTTGGCAATTCTTTCACATGATGCCATAGGTGCATGATGGGATTATTTAAGATATACTTCAATGGACCATAAGTGATCCTGAGATTGGCATGGTTCAAATGCCCAATGGCTGTAGCAAAAATGTGAACTATAAAGAAATCCTCCAGCCCAAACCCTATCATGGCCAAAGGAATATACTGGGCGGTTTTGTAAATAATGGTCTCCATCCAATGAAACCTCAAATGAGCTGCAAATCCCATCTCCTCCACAGAGTGATGGACTTTATGGAATTCCCATAATACAGGAACACGATGAAGTAAGCGGTGCACATTCCATTGGATAAAATCAGCGACCAAAAACAATAATAAAAACTGCGCCCACCTTGGCCAGGTCTCAACGTGAATGGCAACCAGATTTTCAATACCAAATATCCCAAGAAAATCATTGAAAGCTTCTACCGCCACATTGGAAATGGCATTGTAAGCTATCAGTGAAAACAGGAAATAATTGAAGAACATCCTAAAATCCGCAGGATTTTAGTTTGGAGATTTGAATCTGCTTGTTTGTGTTCATTTTTGGTCTAGTTCGGGAATTTCTTCCCTTTGATTGAAGAGTGTTCATAGTTTTGAGACAATGGATTTTAGGTTTGAGGATAAAATGGACGGTTTTTTTCCTCAATTTTAATGGAAAAGGCATACCTCTTCCCTGTAAATCTTTATTTTTTGAGCTCCTGAGGGGTTTTTATCTGAATTTAGTTCAAAATCGGCTTGTAATCCTTACTCGTGAACAGTTTGAGCACTTCTCTTCTTCCCGTTCTTATCCACTTGGCTGAAACAGTGATAAATCTGAAGATAAACTTCTTGAGCCTGTCGGTAGGCTTAAGCCAATCAACTTTTCTGGAATACTCTCCAATGATATAGGTGTAAAAATTGGCATACATAGCCGTCATAAGCATAAAGGAGGTATTCTCTGCAAGGAACGAACAGGGCAACTTAGACCAGCCAAAGTCATTGTTGAGTACATCAAACAAGCGTTCGCTTGCACCCCGGGCGTTATAAAACCTTACAACAGCTTCATTGGACGATGTATGTTCATTGGTCAGAATAGCCCTGTAAGTAAATGCATCTCCACTAAACACATCTGCCTGCCCGTCTTTACGCCTGATTCTGGTAATGACCAGCCTGTAAGACCTGTCTTTACCGAAAGGTTTGTAGTCGGATAGGTCAGTAACTTCCATTTCCTGTACACCCAAACGTATTTTCTGCCACTTCTCAGGGGCTATACTTCCAAGGATATTATCCAGTTTGGCACATCTGTTTGCCCGTATATAAAAGCTTTCGGTATGTGCTTCCAGTGTGCGGAGAACTTCTTCCTGATAGGATGCTGAATCGGCTCTGAACCTTCCGATACGGATATTTTCATTGGTAAGCTGCCCAAACATGCGTGTAAGTGTATCAGCCTGCAAATATTTGGCCTGACTGTTGCCATTTCTGCCCTCTACGTACACAGGAATGGCCTGTGAAAATTCAGGATGTGCTATGGAAGCTACACCTGGCTGATATCCATAGACGTGTTTATATGTCTTTTTTGAATCGTACTTTTCAGTTGGAATGACGGTGTTGTCATAATCGAGGTCGTAAGCAACACCTGACTTGAGTAATCCGGTCTTACAAGCTGATTTTAACAACAAGCTGTTGAGTTTTCCATTGATATTAAATTCATGGCTTACTCCACTGGACGGATTTATAAAGAGTTCTGTATCAACAGCAAGCTCTTTGATACCTCTCAGAATTGTATCGGCACTGCATACTGAAAATGAAGGGACCTGTTCAAGTGCGTCTCTCAAGTGAACATTGATATCTTCAGTACAGTCGCCACCATTAAAGAAAATAGCCATATGATTGGCGAAAATGTCACTGTATGAAAACCCTCCCCTTAAGGCTCTAACCCCCAATTGATTATCAATGAGTTCTGGGAGACCAGAATTTTTGAAAGAGTTAAAAACAAAATTAAAACCTCCGAAAGGTGTGATTTTTTCTGTCGAATTCGTAATTTTCATACCGCTTATCAAGGATGTGTGGTAACACCTAAATAAGTGAAAAAAAAACGAGCCGGAAAAGCCTGAATTGAATAAATTCAGCCACTTTTTCGGCTTTTTTTAAATCCGCCCTGCGGATTTAAGGAACATGTAAAAACCATCCAGCCAGAAGTCCTTTCTGAAAATGGCCTGTTTCTTTCTCCATGGGAAAAATATTTCCAAAAGCCACACCCCAACAGAAAGTCCGAGCAGCCACCAGAAATAGTTTTTCCAGGATGGATAAAACATTTCATTGACCAGGTAATTGAAATACCCGTAGTAAGAATCCAGAACGATTTTAATGTATTTTTCCATAATTCATCTTCTCAAATTTAAAGAAAAAGGACAATCCACGTGATTGCCCTCTTTCGATACTCCCATAAACCACAACTAATGTTATTTATAGTCCATGATATGTGAACTCATATCCAGGACTTTGGACTTTTTGAGGGCATTTTGGATGATACTGCTGCCGGCTGCGGAACGGTAACCAGTACCACAATGCACCACTATTGGTTTATCGGTAGGGATCTCTCCTATCCTATCTTTTAATTCCGGCAAAGGAATATTAATGGCATTTTCAAATATTTTACCCTGAGCTACCTCTCCGGCGTTTCTTATGTCAATGATGGTAAACAAATCCGGGTTTTTATCAAATTCTTCTTTATCGAAGAAAGCCATTTTATCACCCCCACTTTGCTCATATACAAATGCTCCCTGAATAAAGGGTTCATATCCTATTTTTGCAGCTTTGGAAATCAACTCCTCTAAACTTTCATGGGACTCTGCTACCAGGTAAAAGGGTGTTTCCGGTGCCAATAGGCTTCCTAACCAGGTTTCAAATTTAGCGCCGTTCATTATATTGATGGCATCAGGGATATGGGAGGATTTAAAATCTGCCTGCTTCCTGCCATCAATAACCGTGAGACCCTTTTGGGGTTTTGAGTTTTTTTCCAATCTTCTGACAGCGAGCTTAGAAACCCGATAGGCAGGAGCTCCTTCTTTATTGACATCCACATTATACGGGAAGTACTTTGGAATAAATGGCTGATCTTGAAGCAACAAAGCCACAAATTCATCCTCTGTCATATCCTGTAGGGCATAATTGGTCAACTTTTCCTGACCGATTGTACTGCTATTGGCATCAGAAATGGCCTTACCGCACAGGGAACCTGCACCGTGCGCAGGGTAAACAACTACGGCATCATCCAAAAGCATCAGTTTTTCTCTTGTACTTTGGTACATCATCCTTGCCAATTCCTCTCTTTTGGCCATGATATTACCCACACTTTCTCTTAAATCCGGTCTTCCCACATCCCCAATAAAAAGCGTATCTCCTGTAAAAACAGCCACATCCTTACCGTTTTCTTCCACTACAATGCTGATTCCATCCGGTGAATGGCCCGGAGTATGAATTGCCCTTAACCTGACACCTTTAGGAAGTACAATGACATCACCTTCGTCAAAAGCAATATGGGGATAAGCTGCACCTACTAAACTGCTCACATAAATGTCTGCACCCGTTGTTTGATGAATTTCAAGATGGGAACTTACAAAGTCAGCATGGGGATGGGTGTTGATGACCCCTACAATTTTGGCATTTTGGGAAAGCGCATAATCAAAATAGGGTTGTGGATCCCTTCCGGGATCAACCAAGTACATTTTATCTTCTACATGAATGGCATAGCTATAGTGTGCGAGGCCATCATCTTCAAATTGCTTGATTTTTACTTGCTCAAAGGTGGCCGGTTTGATCAACTGATCAAATTGAAAGGCTAAGGTTGAATAAAAGGATGTTATGGCCATGGCAAGAGCGATGAGTAATCGTTTCATATAGTTGGGTTTACTTGGGTAAATTCTTTTAATCTCAAACAAAGATATTATGTGATAAATCGAAAAAATGTGATGTAAGTTACACTCCTGACTGATCTTTGTACTGATTTTCGAAATCAATCCAAAGTTGCCTGCCAAAGTGGGAACGCTCCATATCTATATTCAAGTTGGACAAACCAATTCCAAATAAGCGCACGGGCATCAGAAGTGCATCCTGATATAAAAGCTCCATCACTGTTTCCCAGATTTTTATTTCCTCCGGATATTGCTCAAAGGTTTTGCTTCTGGTATGGAGGGTAAAATCACGGTATTTGATTTTCAAAGTGATGGTTCTTCCCTTGATTCCGCTTTTTGAAATCCTTCTTTTTAGTTCTTCAAAAATTTCCTTTAAGGCCTCAACCCACTGTTCCTTTTCCGTCAAATCCTTTTCAAAGGTATTTTCAGCACTGAGGGATTTCCGGATACGGTTGGGCTGGACTTCCGATAAATGGATCCCCCTGACGATATTGTAAAAATGTAAACCTGACTTACCAAAACGCTTGGTCAGGTATTGCAGGGAATATTGCTTAAGGTCATAGCCATTGTGTATGCCTATTTCCTTCATCTTTTCTGCTGTAACTTTACCGATACCAAAGAATTTCTCAATAGGTAGTTTTCCAAGGAATGCCTCCGCTTCTGTAGGTAAAATTACAGCCTGCCCGTTGGGTTTATTGATATCTGATGCTGTTTTGGCCAAAAATTTATTGTATGAAATACCCGCAGAAGCATTCAACCCAATCTCTTCCTTGATTCTTCTTCTAATTTCCATAGCAATCAGGGTAGCAGAAGGATTATTGACTTTATTTTCTGTTACATCCAAAAACGCCTCATCAAGGGACAGTGGCTCCACGAGATCGGTATAATCAAAAAAAATTTCCCTGATGCGGTAGGAAATCTCTTTGTACCTTTCAAATCTCGGTTTGACAAAAATAAGCTGTGGACATCTCAAAGAAGCAATTTTACCCGACATGGCAGATCTTACTCCGAATTTCCGCGCTTCATAAGAAGCAGCGGCAACCACTCCCCTTTCTTGGTTCCCTCCTACTGCTACAGGCCTGCCTTTCAGACCAGGATTATCCATTTGCTCTACAGAAGCATAAAACGCATCCATATCCACATGGATTATTTTCCTGATTTTTTCCATGGTACCTATTTTTTCAGAACTTCCATGATGGCGGATGCTTTCAGGTAACATTCCTCATATTCAAGGGCTGCATCAGCATCAAATGTAATGGCGCTTCCCACTGCAAAATATCCTTTTCCTAAGGATCGGTCAAAAATAATACTTCTAATTACCACATTGAAATCAAAATCACCATTCGCATTGATATATCCTAAAGCTCCCGAAAACCACGCTCTCTTAAAGTTCTCATAGCGGTCTATCAGTTCCATGCATTTAATTTTAGGGGCCCCTGTCATGCTGCCCATGGGAAAAGTAGCATGGATGATTTCCCTAAAATCCATATTCTCTTTTAATTCCGAACTGACAGTTGAAATCAACTGATGCACCCTTGGGAAGGGATAAACCCCAAACAATTCATTTACCTGGACTGAACCTGTTAGAGACACCTTGGAAAGGTCATTCCGCATCAGGTCCACAATCATCAGATTTTCAGCCCTTTCCTTTTCAGAATTTAAAAGCTGCATTCTCAACGCTTCATCT
This Cecembia calidifontis DNA region includes the following protein-coding sequences:
- a CDS encoding Dabb family protein yields the protein MKKQISALLFLLILAAACQAPQKEKVEEKIIEKKIIKMDKALRHVVLFKFKDESSEEEVQKVVDAFMALKSKISEIEDLEWGTNNSPEGLAQGFTHCFFVTFKSEEDRDIYLPHPEHKAFVEILGPHLDKVLVIDYWAKRD
- a CDS encoding MBL fold metallo-hydrolase, with translation MKRLLIALAMAITSFYSTLAFQFDQLIKPATFEQVKIKQFEDDGLAHYSYAIHVEDKMYLVDPGRDPQPYFDYALSQNAKIVGVINTHPHADFVSSHLEIHQTTGADIYVSSLVGAAYPHIAFDEGDVIVLPKGVRLRAIHTPGHSPDGISIVVEENGKDVAVFTGDTLFIGDVGRPDLRESVGNIMAKREELARMMYQSTREKLMLLDDAVVVYPAHGAGSLCGKAISDANSSTIGQEKLTNYALQDMTEDEFVALLLQDQPFIPKYFPYNVDVNKEGAPAYRVSKLAVRRLEKNSKPQKGLTVIDGRKQADFKSSHIPDAINIMNGAKFETWLGSLLAPETPFYLVAESHESLEELISKAAKIGYEPFIQGAFVYEQSGGDKMAFFDKEEFDKNPDLFTIIDIRNAGEVAQGKIFENAINIPLPELKDRIGEIPTDKPIVVHCGTGYRSAAGSSIIQNALKKSKVLDMSSHIMDYK
- a CDS encoding penicillin acylase family protein; amino-acid sequence: MQTKILIVLVISWIFIIQSKSQIIPVNGLKEEVEVIRDQNGINHIYAKNEHDLFFSQGYLAAKDRLFQFEIWRRRATGTVAEILGSRELERDKGARLFQFRGDKETELRHYHPNGVEIVDAFVLGVNTYINEVRENPELLPIEFQLLDILPGYWTWEVVVSRHQGLLQNVQDELKYSQVVSLVGPEKAKSFYYFHPHEPNLIIPEGIPQELLFKDILAPYDAFRNNLTFQPEDIHPKYRNDTKSYLSENGLLERELKETLEFEKFNIGSNNWIISGKLTASGYPIMANDPHRLHAIPSLRYWVHLHAPGWNVVGAGEPVIPGISIGHNEYGAWGLTIFETDNEDLRIYDIHPDNPHRYFYKGEWRDMKMIQDTIKVKGQMDEIVQHYYTIHGPVTFIDQELRKAVAVECAWLEPGGAPYLASLRMDQSKTWEEFREACSFNHIPAENMIWADKEGNIGWQATGITPIRKKHSGLVASLGDGSMDWEGYLPIKDRPHLTNPESGFFVTANEHVTPKDYPLQHTIGFEWADSFRGDRIREVLSQGKGFTVEQMGELQNDYLALPARRLVPLLNTLKFDQSKYQIAQSFLKNWDFKLEKESIAAGIYVMWERKLRENIKSIAVPEEVRELVGSIQMTRVLEWAEQPSLLFEKKPERERDNWLSKSFEDAVEELEGKLGPDQNKWQYGQAAYKHALFRHPLSPALSREWKEKLDVGPLPRGGYSYTPAANAYGDNNSSGASFRIVVDTGNWESTIGINTPGQSGNPDSPFYKDLFPKWANDEFFIVPFGKEQVEKMGVGKLVLVPNLN
- the dinB gene encoding DNA polymerase IV: MEKIRKIIHVDMDAFYASVEQMDNPGLKGRPVAVGGNQERGVVAAASYEARKFGVRSAMSGKIASLRCPQLIFVKPRFERYKEISYRIREIFFDYTDLVEPLSLDEAFLDVTENKVNNPSATLIAMEIRRRIKEEIGLNASAGISYNKFLAKTASDINKPNGQAVILPTEAEAFLGKLPIEKFFGIGKVTAEKMKEIGIHNGYDLKQYSLQYLTKRFGKSGLHFYNIVRGIHLSEVQPNRIRKSLSAENTFEKDLTEKEQWVEALKEIFEELKRRISKSGIKGRTITLKIKYRDFTLHTRSKTFEQYPEEIKIWETVMELLYQDALLMPVRLFGIGLSNLNIDMERSHFGRQLWIDFENQYKDQSGV
- a CDS encoding rhodanese-like domain-containing protein, which gives rise to MFNFFRTQAKSYTDLSNEDFKKGMTAPDAVIIDVRTAGEFQSGKIKGARNIDLMSPGFMGQIQNLPKDKKYYVYCRSGNRSGQACDIMSQLGFENTYNLAGGIMNWPYEIV
- a CDS encoding IS1380 family transposase codes for the protein MKITNSTEKITPFGGFNFVFNSFKNSGLPELIDNQLGVRALRGGFSYSDIFANHMAIFFNGGDCTEDINVHLRDALEQVPSFSVCSADTILRGIKELAVDTELFINPSSGVSHEFNINGKLNSLLLKSACKTGLLKSGVAYDLDYDNTVIPTEKYDSKKTYKHVYGYQPGVASIAHPEFSQAIPVYVEGRNGNSQAKYLQADTLTRMFGQLTNENIRIGRFRADSASYQEEVLRTLEAHTESFYIRANRCAKLDNILGSIAPEKWQKIRLGVQEMEVTDLSDYKPFGKDRSYRLVITRIRRKDGQADVFSGDAFTYRAILTNEHTSSNEAVVRFYNARGASERLFDVLNNDFGWSKLPCSFLAENTSFMLMTAMYANFYTYIIGEYSRKVDWLKPTDRLKKFIFRFITVSAKWIRTGRREVLKLFTSKDYKPILN